CTTGTAGTCAGACAGCTCGGCGTTGACGAACGCGCCCGTCTTGGCGTCCATGATGCGTTCCTCGAACAACGCGTAGGAGATACCCATGATCGCCGCGCCGTAGATCTGGCTCTTGGCCGTCTTGGGATTGATGACCAGGCCCATGTCTTGCACGGCCACGAACTTCTTCATTTTTACCACGCCGGTGCGTCGATCGACGGCCACTTCGGCCATCTGCACGCCGCCCACCTGCGAGCTGCTAAGCGGGCTGTCTTTGATCTTCGACGGATCGTATTTGCCCGTCACCTCCAGGGCGTTCATGCCCAGCAGGCGGCAAGCTTGCTGCCAGGTGAGACCCTTCTTGGCGTCGCCCCGCAGTTGGATGCGGCCGCCCATGGCCTCCAGCTTGTCGGCGTCGACGCCGAGCTTGTCGGCGGCCAGCTCGAAGATTTTGCCGAGCGCCTCTTGCGATGCGCGGCGGCTCGACTCGCTGACGCTGCCGACCGTGATGCTTCCGCCCGACGGATTGGCTTCCGTATAAGCGGAGCTGCCGATGTTGACCTTCACCGCCGAGAGCGGCAGGCCGAAGGTCTCGGCGATCACGCTGGCAATCACGGTGCGCGTGCCGGTGCCAAGGTCTTGGCTGCCGAGGTAGGCCTCGGTCGCGCCGTCGGGATGGACCTTCACCGTGCAGCCGCACTTGACCGCGCCGCCGCCCCAGGTGTGCAAGGCCATGCCCAGCCCCGTGACCACGTCGCCTTTGGGCTTGCCCTTGCCGTGGGCATGCCACTTGGCCTTCCAATCGATCAGCTCGGCCGCCCGCTGCATCTGCTCGCGGTAGGTGTCGGCCATGCTCTCACCCCGTTTCTTGGGCGTGGCGTTGACCAGATTCTTCATGAACACGTCGTAGCTGTCGAGGCCCAGTTTGGCCGCGATGTCGTCGAGCGCGGTCTGCGTCAGCGCGCATGCCTGCGGATGATTCGGTGCCCGCCAGGCCCGGTCGGGACCGGTGTCGGTGATGATCGAGATCTGCTTGCGGCGATAGTTCTTGGGCACCAACACATAAGGCACCGCCTGCTTTTGCACGCCGCCGGGTTTGGCGCCCGCCGTACCCCAATGCGTCGAATCCCAGCAGGTGACGAGGCCCTCCTTGTCGGCGCCGATGCGCACCTTGATGAAGCCCGACGGCCGGCAGCCGGCCACCTTCAGCTCCTGATCGCGGTCGAGCATCAGCTTGACGGGCCGGCCGGTCTGCTTGGCCAACTGGGCGCAGGCGACGCCCCACGTGTCGGGCGCGAACTTGCTGCCGAAGCCGCCGCCGATGAAGTCGCATTTCACGGTCACGTCGCCGGCAGTGATGTCGAGCGGCGTGGCGAACTGGCCGGCCGTGCCCGATACGTTCTGCGTCGACAGATACGCGATCAGCTTATCGCCGTCCCAGACGCAAGTCGAACCGTGTGGCTCCAGGCACATGTGGGTAATGACGGGCACGCCGTAGTGGCCCTCGACGACCGCGGCCGCTTGTTTGAACTGCCGATCCAGTTCCTGAACGTTGAACTCGTCTTCGTCGACGTCGGGTTCGGCCTCCGCGGCCACCGTAACGTCTTCGCCGGCTCCCTTCGTGCGACCGGCTTCCTCGGCAGCTTCCAAGTCGTCGTCTTTGACAAACACGTCGAGCATTTCATACTCGACGTCGATCAATTTCAACGCATCGGCCGCGGCGGCTTCGGTTTCG
The Pirellulales bacterium genome window above contains:
- a CDS encoding xanthine dehydrogenase family protein molybdopterin-binding subunit → MIAYNWPKYGEASVIGKEHDRIDGLEKATGAAKYTYDINLKGMLFAKILGCPHAHCKIKSIDTSSAEKVRRVHAVKVMKKEGDEIRWQGDEIAIVAAETEAAAADALKLIDVEYEMLDVFVKDDDLEAAEEAGRTKGAGEDVTVAAEAEPDVDEDEFNVQELDRQFKQAAAVVEGHYGVPVITHMCLEPHGSTCVWDGDKLIAYLSTQNVSGTAGQFATPLDITAGDVTVKCDFIGGGFGSKFAPDTWGVACAQLAKQTGRPVKLMLDRDQELKVAGCRPSGFIKVRIGADKEGLVTCWDSTHWGTAGAKPGGVQKQAVPYVLVPKNYRRKQISIITDTGPDRAWRAPNHPQACALTQTALDDIAAKLGLDSYDVFMKNLVNATPKKRGESMADTYREQMQRAAELIDWKAKWHAHGKGKPKGDVVTGLGMALHTWGGGAVKCGCTVKVHPDGATEAYLGSQDLGTGTRTVIASVIAETFGLPLSAVKVNIGSSAYTEANPSGGSITVGSVSESSRRASQEALGKIFELAADKLGVDADKLEAMGGRIQLRGDAKKGLTWQQACRLLGMNALEVTGKYDPSKIKDSPLSSSQVGGVQMAEVAVDRRTGVVKMKKFVAVQDMGLVINPKTAKSQIYGAAIMGISYALFEERIMDAKTGAFVNAELSDYKLPRLGDVGEIVVDLWQPESEYERGVVGLGEPPVISPGAAISNAVCNALGVRVPVLPLTPKRVLDAIKKGGKA